One region of Microbacterium rhizosphaerae genomic DNA includes:
- a CDS encoding DUF5605 domain-containing protein, with protein MFDRRSTFGEALDNPAARAILERYLPGIAASPMATQFRDGRLGSLIALAPTLEHPAARDELWAALAEVGDDVQRAPYAPAIDPDPAYEDESVARGSATLRPVAEAARWGVLEVRLEGPSHGNPFVDVELDAEWTRPDGSTVRTGGFYDGDGSYAIRALADAVGPWSFVTRSTARSLDGISGSASVTAPVEGSHGPVRVDGFHFRHADGTRHRPLGTTAYAWTHQPEALQKQTLATLAESPFTKIRMCVFPKSYLYNANEPSDFPFVGSLERGFDLERFDPAHFRLLEQRIARLGALGIQADLILFHAYDRWGFADLGPAVDDRYLRYVVRRLAAFENVWWSMANEYDLLWAKDESDWERLAAIVGEEDAFGHLNSIHNCRPFYDYSKPWITHVSVQRVDVYRTAENTDEWRTRWGKPVVIDECAYEGDIDQGWGNITGEEMTRRFWEGAVRGGYVGHGETYLPVDAGGATDTTATAGDDPEVLWWSKGGLLHGSSADRIRFLDGLLAEAPEGVWDPLVGDWDVPWGGTEDHRIGYFGFNRPRFRNVMLSEGDWTIDVIDTWNMTVDRVPGIHRGTSRVDLPGRQFMALRVVRAR; from the coding sequence ATGTTCGACCGCCGTTCCACCTTCGGCGAGGCCCTCGACAACCCCGCGGCGCGGGCGATCCTGGAGCGGTACCTGCCGGGCATCGCCGCATCGCCGATGGCGACGCAGTTCCGCGACGGTCGCCTGGGATCGCTGATCGCACTCGCGCCGACGCTCGAGCATCCGGCCGCCCGTGATGAGCTGTGGGCGGCGCTTGCCGAGGTCGGCGACGACGTGCAGCGCGCGCCGTACGCACCGGCGATCGACCCGGATCCCGCCTACGAGGACGAGTCCGTCGCGCGGGGATCGGCCACGCTGCGTCCCGTCGCGGAGGCCGCACGGTGGGGCGTGCTCGAGGTGCGCCTGGAGGGCCCGTCGCACGGAAACCCGTTCGTCGACGTCGAGCTGGATGCCGAGTGGACCCGGCCGGATGGATCCACCGTGCGCACCGGCGGGTTCTACGACGGCGACGGCTCGTACGCCATCCGGGCACTGGCGGATGCCGTGGGCCCGTGGTCGTTCGTCACCCGCTCGACTGCGCGCTCGCTCGACGGCATCTCCGGCTCGGCATCCGTCACTGCTCCCGTGGAGGGAAGCCACGGTCCGGTGCGCGTGGACGGCTTCCATTTCCGCCACGCGGACGGCACGCGCCATCGCCCGCTGGGAACGACGGCCTACGCGTGGACCCACCAGCCGGAGGCCCTGCAGAAGCAGACGCTCGCGACGCTGGCCGAGTCGCCGTTCACGAAGATCCGGATGTGCGTCTTCCCGAAGTCGTACCTCTACAACGCCAACGAGCCGAGCGACTTCCCGTTCGTCGGGTCGCTCGAGCGCGGCTTCGACCTCGAGCGGTTCGATCCCGCGCACTTCCGCCTCCTCGAGCAGCGCATCGCCCGGCTCGGCGCGCTCGGCATCCAGGCGGACCTCATCCTGTTCCACGCGTATGACCGCTGGGGCTTCGCCGACCTCGGCCCCGCGGTGGACGACCGGTATCTCCGCTACGTCGTGCGGCGCCTCGCGGCGTTCGAGAACGTGTGGTGGTCGATGGCCAACGAGTACGACCTGCTGTGGGCGAAGGACGAATCGGACTGGGAGCGCCTCGCCGCGATCGTGGGCGAGGAGGATGCCTTCGGCCATCTCAACTCGATCCACAACTGCCGTCCGTTCTACGACTACTCGAAGCCGTGGATCACCCACGTCTCGGTGCAGCGCGTGGACGTGTACCGCACCGCCGAGAACACCGACGAGTGGCGCACCCGGTGGGGCAAGCCGGTCGTCATCGACGAGTGCGCCTACGAGGGCGACATCGACCAGGGCTGGGGCAACATCACCGGCGAGGAGATGACGCGCCGGTTCTGGGAGGGCGCCGTGCGCGGCGGCTACGTCGGCCACGGCGAGACGTATCTGCCGGTGGATGCAGGGGGTGCGACGGACACGACGGCGACCGCCGGCGACGACCCCGAGGTGCTGTGGTGGTCGAAGGGCGGCCTGCTGCATGGCTCCAGCGCCGACCGCATCCGCTTCCTCGACGGCCTGCTCGCCGAGGCGCCCGAGGGCGTGTGGGATCCGCTGGTCGGCGACTGGGATGTCCCGTGGGGCGGCACCGAGGACCACCGCATCGGCTACTTCGGGTTCAACCGCCCGCGCTTCCGCAACGTCATGCTCTCCGAGGGCGACTGGACGATCGACGTCATCGACACGTGGAACATGACCGTCGACCGCGTGCCCGGCATCCACCGCGGCACGTCCCGCGTCGATCTGCCCGGTCGGCAGTTCATGGCGCTGCGCGTCGTCCGGGCCCGGTAG
- a CDS encoding cupin domain-containing protein: MGYEISRMTEEKSTMKDIGPRPNAFDIEDATRRNETYRTVAWTGRYLQVTLMTIPVGESIGLEAHPATDQFLRLDSGRGRVVMGPAEDELDFEQDVTDGWSIQVPAGTWHDVINVGDEPLRLYTVYAPTHHAPGVVQKTRTDAAHDESSGADEPPAWTVQPEESHPDQHAPDAG, encoded by the coding sequence ATGGGATATGAGATCAGCAGGATGACGGAGGAGAAGAGCACCATGAAGGACATCGGGCCTCGCCCCAACGCGTTCGACATCGAGGATGCCACCCGCCGCAACGAGACCTACCGCACCGTTGCGTGGACCGGGCGATATCTGCAGGTCACCCTGATGACGATTCCCGTCGGCGAGTCGATCGGCCTGGAGGCCCATCCGGCGACCGACCAATTCCTCCGACTCGACTCCGGACGCGGGAGGGTGGTCATGGGCCCCGCCGAGGACGAGCTCGACTTCGAGCAGGACGTCACCGACGGGTGGTCCATCCAGGTTCCCGCCGGCACATGGCATGACGTGATCAACGTCGGAGACGAACCGCTGCGGCTCTACACCGTGTATGCACCGACGCACCATGCGCCCGGAGTGGTGCAGAAGACCCGTACGGATGCCGCGCACGACGAATCGTCCGGCGCGGACGAGCCGCCCGCGTGGACGGTGCAACCAGAAGAGAGCCACCCCGACCAGCACGCCCCGGACGCGGGTTGA
- a CDS encoding sugar-binding transcriptional regulator, protein MSQGYARPLDGQVRLLTKVARMYHERGVRQADIATALNISQAKVSRLLKRAVDVGIVRTTVTVAPGLYADLEEKLEQGYGLAEAVVVDVDPDADDSETIAAIGAGAAAYLEATLAGTDRIGISSWSQTLLAMVDRMRPFTVRGATEVVQLLGGIGVAEVQSHSNRLLGELARMLGAEAVYVQAPGVVAGPDIRDSILEGALGEVTRRWRELTMAIMGIGSVEPSDLLASSGNAFSAEETASLIEAGAVGDICHRIFRADGTPVLGALDDRIIAIPADDLRRIPRRVGVAGGPRKLEAIHGAVAGGWVNALVTDVHTAEALIDRQQA, encoded by the coding sequence ATGTCGCAAGGGTACGCACGCCCGCTCGACGGACAGGTGCGCCTGCTCACCAAGGTCGCCCGCATGTACCACGAACGCGGCGTCCGCCAGGCCGACATCGCCACCGCGCTGAACATCTCGCAGGCCAAGGTCTCGCGCCTGCTCAAGCGCGCGGTCGACGTCGGCATCGTCCGCACGACGGTCACCGTCGCGCCGGGGCTCTACGCCGACCTCGAGGAGAAGCTCGAGCAGGGCTACGGCCTCGCCGAGGCGGTCGTCGTCGACGTCGACCCCGACGCCGACGACAGCGAGACCATTGCCGCGATCGGCGCCGGCGCCGCGGCCTACCTCGAGGCGACGCTCGCGGGCACCGACCGCATCGGCATCTCGTCATGGAGCCAGACCCTCCTCGCCATGGTCGACCGCATGCGCCCGTTCACGGTCCGTGGCGCGACCGAGGTGGTGCAGCTGCTGGGCGGCATCGGCGTCGCCGAGGTGCAGAGCCACTCCAACCGGCTGCTCGGCGAGCTCGCCCGCATGCTCGGCGCCGAGGCTGTGTACGTGCAGGCGCCCGGCGTCGTCGCCGGCCCCGACATCCGCGACAGCATCCTGGAAGGGGCGCTCGGCGAGGTGACGCGCCGCTGGCGCGAGCTCACCATGGCCATCATGGGCATCGGCAGCGTCGAGCCCTCCGACCTCCTCGCCTCGAGCGGCAACGCGTTCTCGGCGGAGGAGACGGCATCCCTCATCGAGGCCGGAGCCGTCGGCGACATCTGTCACCGCATCTTCCGCGCCGACGGGACCCCCGTCCTGGGCGCCCTCGACGACCGCATCATCGCCATCCCGGCCGACGACCTGCGCCGGATCCCGCGCCGCGTCGGGGTCGCCGGCGGCCCCCGCAAGCTCGAGGCCATCCACGGCGCCGTGGCCGGCGGGTGGGTGAACGCGCTCGTCACCGACGTGCACACCGCCGAGGCGCTGATCGACCGACAGCAGGCCTGA
- a CDS encoding carbohydrate ABC transporter permease has protein sequence MTATQAAAHNAVQARTESRKVDAGVPPVRQTSRRRTGRILRRLPIWIAVGILLFVVLYPQFWVIMGSFKSQTEFLSNPTWSLPQSWDVSNYVEALTRGNVAVNYRNSILVTIPAVTMIVLLGVAAGYALEVMIWRGRKATLLLILGGIMVPGQMILVPLFTAYFQIGITDTLWPMIITYTVMGIPLTTFLMAAYFRSVPREIFEAATVDGCGPLRSFFSIGLPLMRNAILTVALVQFFSVWNDLLIALTFTTDPSLATIQVGLLSLNDEYGSTQYGPLFAAISINIVVLGIIFVFLNKKIMAGLASGSLKG, from the coding sequence ATGACCGCCACCCAGGCCGCCGCCCACAACGCAGTCCAGGCGCGCACCGAGTCCCGGAAGGTGGATGCAGGCGTGCCGCCGGTCCGGCAGACGTCGCGTCGCAGGACCGGCCGCATCCTGCGCCGCCTGCCCATCTGGATCGCGGTCGGCATCCTCCTGTTCGTCGTGCTCTACCCGCAGTTCTGGGTGATCATGGGCTCGTTCAAGTCGCAGACGGAGTTCCTGTCGAATCCGACCTGGTCGCTGCCGCAGAGCTGGGACGTCAGCAACTACGTCGAGGCGCTCACGCGCGGAAACGTGGCGGTGAACTACCGCAACAGCATCCTCGTGACGATTCCCGCCGTGACGATGATCGTGCTCCTCGGCGTCGCGGCCGGCTACGCGCTCGAGGTCATGATCTGGCGCGGGCGCAAGGCCACCCTGCTCCTCATCCTCGGCGGAATCATGGTGCCGGGGCAGATGATCCTCGTGCCGCTGTTCACCGCGTACTTCCAGATCGGCATCACCGACACGCTGTGGCCGATGATCATCACCTACACGGTGATGGGCATCCCGCTGACGACGTTCCTCATGGCGGCCTACTTCCGCTCGGTGCCCCGCGAGATCTTCGAGGCGGCGACGGTCGATGGATGCGGACCCCTGCGCTCGTTCTTCTCGATCGGCCTGCCGCTCATGCGCAACGCCATCCTGACCGTCGCGCTCGTGCAGTTCTTCAGTGTGTGGAACGACCTGCTGATCGCGCTCACGTTCACGACCGATCCGTCTCTGGCGACCATCCAGGTCGGCCTTCTCAGCCTCAACGACGAGTATGGTTCCACGCAGTACGGACCCCTGTTCGCCGCGATCTCCATCAACATCGTGGTGCTCGGGATCATCTTCGTATTCCTCAACAAGAAGATCATGGCGGGCCTCGCATCCGGCTCGCTGAAGGGATGA
- a CDS encoding putative immunity protein: protein MDAGAWRLWQSAGVLSPQSLSEQDRRLVAGWAADCAERVLPLFEAEAPADDRPRDAIERARAFARGELSTAGEIRRRFVAGRAAHSATSPAGGAAARAAAQAAGVAHMGAHALGAAAYAATAAGLASRDSAADAADELTWQLQQVTPQIAAALRKLPPVGEDSAGPLGPGRLASGDLGQHIRRIQASLTTAGDDVGTD, encoded by the coding sequence GTGGATGCCGGCGCGTGGCGTCTGTGGCAGAGTGCTGGCGTGCTGTCCCCGCAATCACTGAGCGAACAGGATCGTCGGCTGGTCGCGGGGTGGGCAGCCGACTGCGCCGAACGCGTACTTCCGCTGTTCGAGGCCGAGGCCCCCGCAGACGACCGACCGCGGGACGCCATCGAGCGGGCACGGGCCTTCGCGCGTGGCGAGCTTTCCACGGCCGGTGAGATCCGGCGTCGCTTCGTGGCCGGTCGTGCGGCGCACTCGGCAACGTCGCCAGCGGGCGGCGCCGCGGCGCGGGCTGCCGCGCAAGCGGCCGGTGTCGCCCACATGGGCGCGCATGCGCTCGGTGCGGCCGCGTACGCGGCGACGGCGGCCGGCTTGGCATCCCGCGACAGCGCCGCCGACGCCGCCGATGAACTCACGTGGCAACTTCAGCAGGTGACGCCGCAGATCGCAGCCGCGCTCCGGAAACTTCCGCCGGTCGGCGAGGATTCCGCCGGCCCTCTCGGGCCGGGTCGTCTTGCTTCCGGCGACCTCGGACAGCACATCAGGCGCATCCAAGCGAGCCTCACCACCGCCGGCGATGATGTCGGCACGGACTGA
- a CDS encoding VanZ family protein — MTEQSLREVVADRSSWRLMTTRAKIETVVICAVFALYVVFALKLLLFSRTPGAERSFNLVPFASIADYLFSGSSELRRFAFGNIAGNVLLFIPLGAYVSVLTTWTMARTMLIVASASVAVEILQGVFALGASDIDDVILNCLGGFIGILLFLLLRVILRSRDRVRTVVAVLSVVALPILSFFLFVIRLRM, encoded by the coding sequence ATGACTGAGCAGTCACTGCGCGAGGTGGTCGCGGATCGGTCGAGCTGGCGGCTCATGACGACCCGCGCGAAGATCGAGACGGTCGTCATCTGTGCGGTTTTCGCCCTCTACGTCGTGTTCGCGCTGAAGCTTCTGCTGTTCTCGCGTACACCTGGCGCGGAGCGATCGTTCAACCTCGTCCCCTTCGCGAGCATCGCGGACTACCTGTTCAGCGGTTCCTCCGAGCTGAGGAGGTTCGCATTCGGCAACATCGCCGGCAACGTCTTGCTCTTCATCCCGCTCGGGGCGTACGTGTCTGTCCTGACGACGTGGACGATGGCGAGGACGATGCTCATCGTCGCCTCGGCGAGCGTGGCGGTGGAGATCCTCCAGGGCGTGTTCGCCTTGGGGGCATCGGACATCGACGACGTCATCCTGAACTGCCTCGGAGGGTTCATCGGCATCCTGCTGTTCCTCCTGCTCAGGGTGATCCTGCGAAGCCGAGACCGCGTGCGCACGGTCGTCGCGGTGCTGTCGGTCGTCGCGCTCCCGATCCTGTCCTTCTTCCTGTTCGTCATCAGACTGCGCATGTGA
- a CDS encoding aspartate/glutamate racemase family protein encodes MTGLNRIAFLHTGAVNIAPFGELAAELLPGITVVNYLDDRIVADLGDPDRTDSVAGRVNDLVRAAAAGGADAVMLTCSSISELAAPAAAEAGIPVLRVDEAMADAAVRAGSRIRVLATLPTTCRPTLALVEERAALVGAHPELSSEVIEGAFAAVSSGDRATHDRLVGEAILRAAAESDVVVLAQASMASAASAVDVDVPVLTSPRLGVERLAAFAA; translated from the coding sequence GTGACCGGCCTGAACCGCATCGCGTTCCTGCACACCGGAGCGGTGAACATCGCTCCGTTCGGCGAGCTCGCCGCCGAGCTGCTTCCCGGCATCACGGTGGTCAACTACCTCGACGACCGCATCGTCGCCGACCTGGGAGACCCGGACCGCACCGACTCGGTGGCGGGGCGTGTCAACGATCTCGTGCGCGCCGCCGCGGCGGGCGGGGCGGATGCCGTCATGCTCACGTGCTCGTCGATCTCGGAGCTGGCCGCGCCCGCCGCGGCGGAGGCCGGCATCCCGGTGCTGCGCGTCGATGAGGCGATGGCGGATGCTGCGGTCCGGGCCGGGAGCCGCATCCGCGTGCTCGCGACCCTGCCGACCACGTGCCGTCCGACGCTCGCCCTCGTCGAGGAGCGCGCCGCGCTCGTCGGAGCGCACCCCGAGCTGTCGAGCGAAGTCATCGAGGGTGCCTTCGCCGCGGTGTCGTCGGGCGACCGGGCGACGCACGACCGGCTCGTCGGCGAGGCGATTCTTCGCGCGGCCGCCGAGTCGGATGTCGTGGTCCTCGCGCAGGCGTCGATGGCGTCCGCGGCCTCCGCGGTCGATGTCGATGTGCCGGTGCTGACGAGCCCCCGGCTCGGGGTCGAGCGCCTCGCCGCCTTCGCTGCGTGA
- a CDS encoding cation diffusion facilitator family transporter: MDAAPGTTQRTQRRRILIVLCLNAALIVGLVVAGFAANSVSVLAAAGDTVADCFGLIVGLIAIGMRDRDPEDPRAQRPIAVAALVNATLLLVVVVTIVLEAVSRLLAGSPPVEGLPIVIVSVITMLVMLAGAVVLGRSAASEDLHMRSVLLDSLADAAAAAAIAVAGVVILLTGGLYWLDPVLALVVSVVVAVAALRLLVKAIASLRGEDVDFDDD, encoded by the coding sequence GTGGATGCGGCCCCCGGGACGACACAGCGCACTCAGCGCCGACGCATCCTCATCGTGCTGTGCCTGAACGCGGCGCTGATCGTCGGCCTGGTGGTCGCCGGGTTCGCGGCGAACTCGGTCAGTGTGCTCGCGGCCGCGGGCGATACGGTGGCGGATTGCTTCGGCCTGATCGTGGGTCTGATCGCGATCGGGATGCGCGACCGGGATCCCGAGGATCCGCGGGCCCAGCGGCCGATCGCGGTCGCCGCGCTCGTGAACGCGACGCTCCTGCTCGTGGTCGTGGTCACGATCGTGCTCGAGGCGGTGTCCCGTCTGCTGGCGGGCTCGCCGCCGGTCGAGGGCCTGCCGATCGTGATCGTGTCCGTGATCACGATGCTGGTGATGCTCGCCGGAGCGGTCGTGCTCGGGCGGTCCGCTGCGAGCGAGGACCTGCACATGCGATCCGTGCTGCTGGACTCGCTGGCGGATGCGGCAGCGGCTGCTGCGATCGCGGTGGCCGGCGTGGTCATCCTGCTCACGGGCGGACTGTACTGGCTCGATCCCGTGCTCGCCCTGGTGGTGTCGGTCGTGGTCGCCGTCGCGGCTCTTCGGCTGCTGGTCAAGGCGATCGCCTCGTTGCGCGGTGAGGACGTCGACTTCGACGACGACTGA
- a CDS encoding glycoside hydrolase family 43 protein: protein MTTLFNPLLNGFHPDPSVVAVDGVYYLATSSFEYLPGIPIHRSTDFENWELIGHVATRPGQLEVEEVPTAGGAWAPTIRHRDGVFHLVITDAMGRGTLHFTATDAAGPWSDGDPILQADGVSPIDGIDPDIAWADDGTAYITFSGLILNGADAGRHLGIQQARVDLDRHIALEEPRSLWSGTGGQFPEAPHLYRVNDRWYLMIAEGGTERGHGISIARSDRPDGPFETAPHNPLVSARSTIRPIQNTGHGDLVVGPDGAWLCVLLGVRPRSMTRAFSALGRETFVTPVHWEDDGWPSIEPVQLNPRPGTRTEATFASEAGLDDEWLAVRATPAAVADLSAQPGRLVLHADGSTLNDPRPVFLGRRQEHLTNAVTVRIDVGAGVGGLAVRYDERFHVEVEAGGGTVTARAVVADLVQEWTAPLDASIVDLHLESRAPQPSAGLPRTSDVFHLGFTPVGGERVDLTEVDGRFLSAEVAESFTGRVIGVYAVEGDIAVDSWVAEGHDD, encoded by the coding sequence GTGACCACCCTGTTCAACCCTCTGCTGAACGGCTTCCACCCCGACCCGAGCGTCGTGGCCGTCGACGGCGTGTACTACCTGGCGACCTCGTCGTTCGAGTATCTGCCGGGCATCCCCATCCACCGCTCGACGGACTTCGAGAACTGGGAGCTCATCGGGCACGTCGCCACGCGGCCGGGGCAGCTGGAGGTCGAGGAGGTGCCCACGGCGGGAGGCGCGTGGGCGCCGACCATCCGACACCGCGACGGCGTCTTCCACCTCGTGATCACGGACGCGATGGGTCGCGGCACCCTGCACTTCACCGCGACGGATGCCGCCGGTCCGTGGTCCGACGGCGACCCGATCCTGCAGGCAGACGGCGTCTCGCCGATCGACGGCATCGACCCCGACATCGCGTGGGCCGACGACGGGACGGCCTACATCACGTTCTCGGGGCTCATCCTCAACGGAGCGGATGCCGGCCGGCACCTCGGCATCCAGCAGGCGCGGGTCGACCTCGACCGCCACATCGCGCTCGAGGAGCCGCGGTCGCTCTGGTCGGGCACCGGCGGCCAGTTCCCGGAGGCGCCGCACCTCTACCGCGTGAACGACCGCTGGTACCTCATGATCGCGGAGGGCGGCACCGAGCGCGGCCACGGCATCTCGATCGCGCGCAGCGACCGGCCCGACGGACCGTTCGAGACCGCGCCGCACAATCCGCTCGTGTCTGCCCGGTCGACGATCCGCCCGATCCAGAACACCGGCCACGGCGACCTGGTCGTCGGTCCGGACGGCGCATGGCTCTGCGTGCTGCTGGGCGTGCGTCCGCGCAGCATGACCCGCGCGTTCTCGGCCCTCGGTCGCGAGACGTTCGTGACGCCCGTGCACTGGGAGGACGACGGCTGGCCGTCGATCGAGCCCGTCCAGCTGAATCCCCGCCCGGGCACGCGCACCGAGGCGACGTTCGCGTCCGAGGCGGGCCTCGACGACGAATGGCTCGCCGTCCGCGCGACGCCGGCCGCCGTCGCCGACCTGTCGGCACAGCCGGGCAGGCTCGTGCTCCACGCCGACGGGTCGACGTTGAACGACCCGCGACCGGTGTTCCTCGGCCGCCGCCAGGAGCACCTGACCAACGCCGTCACGGTCCGCATCGACGTGGGCGCCGGCGTCGGCGGCCTCGCGGTCCGCTACGACGAACGCTTCCACGTCGAGGTCGAGGCCGGTGGCGGCACGGTGACCGCTCGCGCGGTCGTCGCCGACCTCGTGCAGGAATGGACGGCACCGCTCGACGCATCCATCGTCGACCTGCACCTCGAATCGCGCGCGCCGCAGCCGAGCGCCGGACTCCCCCGCACGAGCGACGTCTTCCACCTCGGCTTCACACCCGTCGGCGGCGAGCGCGTCGACCTCACCGAGGTCGACGGCCGGTTCCTCTCCGCCGAGGTCGCCGAGTCGTTCACCGGCCGGGTCATCGGCGTCTACGCGGTCGAGGGCGACATCGCCGTCGACAGCTGGGTCGCCGAGGGCCACGACGACTGA
- a CDS encoding helix-turn-helix transcriptional regulator, with the protein MPAARDESGGAARLHLDRARDEVRNGSLERGWQECLAAAAIARSMPDPELLAEAATVLSEPTLMWTRTGARQALCFEALGLLGAPTADEAPTLPQWRRRVRAHLDGLSTGWAEHRGDLSRDAPPDASFRFAELQTAYLRSLGISGVFDRLVLAHQAVRLGRAADDDHIEAWGWHWRADALEQLGLRADFLDAVRELSAVVERAASPVWHWRLTAIHANIALLEGRIADVAPLARRALAEGRNAGVADADLFDLILRGVVAVRTGSGVAGVEEEVRLLIADAPYFAQGWRAELLLALGRMDEVETIYRMLMGRLDQMPTDVHEWLVGHVTLAEIAVALDDRDGAARLRGLLLPAAHLHAAGPATTPYGGPVALPLAKLSAVLGDQDAVGRFAADALARAEAMQAPWHATAAREFAAARPHALPPLSTREDEIARLVAQGRTNREIATMLFLSERTVEQHVRSILHKLGLPNRAAVAAWVVEQR; encoded by the coding sequence GTGCCCGCGGCACGCGACGAGAGCGGGGGCGCCGCCCGGCTGCACCTCGACCGGGCGCGCGACGAGGTGCGCAACGGCTCGCTCGAGCGCGGGTGGCAGGAGTGCCTGGCCGCAGCGGCCATCGCCCGCAGCATGCCCGACCCCGAGCTGCTCGCGGAGGCCGCGACCGTCCTGTCCGAGCCGACCTTGATGTGGACCCGCACCGGTGCGCGCCAGGCGCTCTGCTTCGAGGCGCTCGGGCTGCTCGGAGCCCCGACCGCTGACGAGGCACCCACCCTCCCGCAGTGGCGCCGACGCGTGCGGGCTCACCTCGACGGGCTGTCGACCGGCTGGGCGGAGCACCGCGGCGACCTGTCGAGGGATGCGCCTCCAGACGCCTCGTTCCGATTCGCGGAGTTGCAGACCGCCTATCTGCGCTCGCTCGGCATCTCAGGCGTGTTCGATCGGCTGGTCCTGGCGCACCAGGCCGTACGGCTGGGCCGTGCCGCCGACGATGATCACATCGAGGCATGGGGATGGCACTGGCGAGCCGACGCGCTGGAGCAGCTCGGTCTGCGGGCGGACTTCCTGGATGCCGTCCGCGAACTGTCCGCCGTCGTGGAGCGCGCCGCGTCGCCGGTCTGGCACTGGCGGCTCACGGCGATCCACGCGAACATCGCCCTCCTCGAGGGTCGGATCGCCGACGTCGCTCCGCTCGCGCGCCGGGCGCTCGCCGAGGGGCGCAACGCGGGCGTCGCCGATGCCGATCTGTTCGACCTCATCCTGCGCGGCGTCGTCGCGGTGCGCACGGGGTCCGGCGTCGCCGGCGTCGAAGAGGAGGTGCGGCTGCTGATCGCCGATGCTCCGTACTTCGCGCAAGGCTGGCGCGCAGAACTGCTCCTCGCGCTCGGCCGCATGGACGAGGTCGAGACGATCTACCGCATGCTCATGGGCCGCCTCGATCAGATGCCGACGGACGTGCACGAATGGCTGGTCGGTCATGTCACCCTCGCCGAGATCGCGGTCGCCCTCGACGACCGCGACGGGGCGGCGCGACTGCGCGGATTGCTGCTCCCGGCCGCTCACCTGCACGCGGCCGGCCCCGCGACGACCCCTTACGGAGGCCCCGTCGCACTGCCGCTTGCGAAGCTCTCCGCCGTGCTCGGAGACCAGGATGCCGTGGGGCGCTTCGCCGCCGATGCCCTCGCTCGGGCAGAGGCGATGCAGGCCCCCTGGCACGCGACCGCCGCCCGCGAGTTCGCCGCCGCACGGCCGCATGCCCTGCCCCCGCTGTCGACGCGGGAAGACGAGATCGCCCGGCTCGTCGCACAGGGACGGACGAACCGGGAGATCGCGACGATGCTGTTCCTGTCGGAGCGCACCGTCGAACAGCACGTGCGCAGCATCCTGCACAAGCTCGGACTGCCGAACCGGGCCGCTGTCGCCGCATGGGTTGTCGAGCAGCGCTGA
- a CDS encoding carbohydrate ABC transporter permease, with protein sequence MKRVFGDRKTILILLAPTLVIYVLLKLVPVAWSLGLSFFEGNTLRGFEFVGFSNFTKFFTDPAAIQSLWVSIIFAVLATVGQVVLGYLLALLYVFVLRNGSAFVRTAVFFPMVLPTVAVALLFRNLVSVGSNQGPINAIINFFGGQSVEFLASTIGTMVVALVMTYWSSMGFYAVLLYTGLLDIPDEIIESARLDGASGVRLVRHIVIPLSMPILISSIIFSFNSTLKVFDSLLALNNGGPGTSTSPLTLYMYRTAFQYAEYGYGSTIALMLTLLCLVFTLAVFRSSTRKVDA encoded by the coding sequence ATGAAGCGCGTATTCGGAGATCGCAAGACGATCCTCATCCTGCTCGCACCCACGCTCGTCATCTACGTGCTGCTGAAGCTCGTGCCGGTCGCCTGGTCGCTGGGGCTCTCGTTCTTCGAGGGCAACACCCTGCGCGGTTTCGAGTTCGTCGGCTTCTCGAACTTCACCAAGTTCTTCACCGACCCGGCGGCGATCCAGTCGCTGTGGGTCAGCATCATCTTCGCCGTCCTGGCCACCGTCGGACAGGTCGTGCTCGGCTACCTTCTCGCGCTGCTGTACGTCTTCGTCCTGCGCAACGGCTCGGCGTTCGTGCGTACGGCGGTCTTCTTCCCGATGGTCCTGCCGACCGTCGCCGTGGCGCTCCTGTTCCGCAATCTCGTCTCGGTCGGGTCGAACCAGGGGCCGATCAACGCGATCATCAACTTCTTCGGCGGGCAGAGCGTCGAGTTCCTCGCGTCGACGATCGGCACGATGGTCGTCGCCCTCGTCATGACGTACTGGAGCTCGATGGGCTTCTACGCCGTCCTGCTCTACACCGGGCTGCTCGACATCCCCGACGAGATCATCGAGTCCGCGCGCCTGGACGGCGCGAGCGGCGTCCGGCTCGTGCGGCACATCGTCATCCCGCTGTCGATGCCCATCCTGATCTCGTCGATCATCTTCAGCTTCAACTCGACGCTCAAGGTGTTCGACAGCCTGCTCGCCCTCAACAACGGCGGGCCGGGCACGTCCACCTCCCCGCTCACCCTCTACATGTACCGCACGGCCTTCCAGTACGCGGAGTACGGGTACGGCAGCACGATCGCGCTCATGCTGACGCTGCTGTGCCTCGTCTTCACCCTCGCCGTGTTCCGCTCGTCGACCCGGAAGGTGGATGCCTGA